From Apis mellifera strain DH4 linkage group LG5, Amel_HAv3.1, whole genome shotgun sequence, the proteins below share one genomic window:
- the LOC100578566 gene encoding uncharacterized protein LOC100578566 has product MATLLTTRHWGSDESFNCFGKMFVSKFTKSQENRNNNILTPVSDYANADKSLKQSAKRNIGAKITKLKTKTYNEIILESSHVKASALLYEITERTNQLAQPRQRIDEKQFQVRSNVSQIPKASPRIIELSKPRIPYQYPTKPVGYVAPKALTAVATQRIIELSKPKRKRRLKVTKINHNKRKSKLHKEKSRSYGKRGKKKDYKNRDYKHNGFNRYKNDRKQKIKKKLRLSNSNRTIIMVGLNLKNENKKIRRYS; this is encoded by the exons ATGGCTACGTTACTCACTACTCGACACTGGGGATCAGACGAATCATTTAATTGCTTTGGCAAGATGTTCGTGAGCAAGTTCACAAAATCGCAAGAAAACCGTAACAATAACATATTAACTCCAGTATCTGATTATGCGAATGCAGATAAATCCCTTAAACAGTCTGCGAAACGAAACATCGGTgcgaaaataacaaaattgaagACCAAGACCTACAACGAAATTATCTTAGAATCTAGTCAC GTGAAAGCATCGGCTCTCCTTTATGAAATAACCGAACGCACTAATCAATTAGCCCAACCACGGCAACGAATCGATGAGAAGCAATTTCAAGTACGATCAAATGTATCGCAGATCCCAAAAGCATCACCACGAATAATCGAACTTTCAAAACCACGAATTCCGTATCAATATCCCACTAAGCCAGTTGGATACGTAGCGCCCAAAGCTCTTACAGCAGTCG CCACTCAacgtataattgaattatcgaaGCCGAAAAGAAAACGGAGATTAaaagtaacaaaaattaatcataataaaagaaaatcaaaattgcatAAAGAAAAGTCACG aagctACGGGAAACGCGGTAAAAAGAAGGATTACAAAAACAGGGATTACAAGCATAATGGATTCAATCGCTACAAGAATGATcggaaacaaaaaataaaaaaaaaactaagacTATCAAATTCCAACAGAACTATTATTATGGTTgggttaaatttgaaaaatgaaaacaagaaaattcgTCGATATTCATAA
- the LOC552679 gene encoding cytochrome P450 4c3 encodes MSSSTIIMGVSWLTMILSICLMTIVVLLLVRRGKFLYALRKVPCPPAFPIIGNAYELCCSPEEAFKKMIKWGKELGDMYLIWVGMRPFIFLYKAEAIQPLLSSSVHIDKSLEYQYLQPWLGSGLVTSTGEKWHFHRKLLTPTFHSGLLELYLKTTIREAQILISCLRKEIGKPEFDIVPYAKRAALDIICDSSMGCNINAQKNFENEYVQAVNTLASISQRRFLNVWMSFDPIFKLTSWGKRHDHALSVTHGFVNKIIAERKAEWKDRKDTNFNEKSHKRQALLDLLLELSKDGKVLTDDDIRDEVNTFMFAGHDTTATSVSWILYALGRHPQYQELIIEEYDETVGTKELTLDILSKLTWLEACIKESWRLYPVTPLIARQIYHPITILGHEIPIGSTVLVNSFLLHRDSRYFPEPDIYRPERFLPDGPKYPSYAFVPFSAGSRNCIGWKYGTMIVKVLILYILKNFHVESLDTEDQLRFISELVLHNADGLRLKITPRK; translated from the exons ATGTCTTCTTCAACAATCATTATGGGAGTATCGTGGCTCACGATGATTTTGTCGATATGTTTGATGACAATAGTTGTATTGTTATTAGTGCgacgaggaaaatttttatatgctttGAGAAAAGTGCCTTGTCCTCCTGCTTTTCCCATCATTGGAAACGCGTACGAATTATGTTGCAGTCCGGAAG AAGCCTtcaaaaaaatgatcaaatgGGGAAAAGAATTAGGAGACATGTACCTGATCTGGGTAGGGATGCGACCTTTTATCTTTCTCTATAAAGCAGAAGCGATACAACCATTGTTGAGCAGCAGTGTTCACATTGACAAAAGTTTAGAGTACCAGTATTTACAGCCTTGGCTTGGTTCCGGTTTGGTAACTAGCACCG gGGAAAAATGGCACTTTCACCGGAAATTGTTAACACCAACTTTTCACAGTGGTCTTTTGGAATTGTATTTAAAGACGACAATTAGAGAGgctcaaatattaatttcatgtcTGAGAAAGGAAATTGGCAAACCAGAATTCGATATTGTTCCTTATGCTAAACGAGCGGCGTTGGACATAATATGCG ATAGTTCCATGGGATGTAATATTAACgcgcaaaaaaattttgaaaatgaatacgTGCAGGCTGTGAACAC attAGCTTCTATTTCGCAAAGAAGATTTCTGAACGTGTGGATGTCCTTCGATCCAATCTTTAAGTTAACATCGTGGGGGAAAAGACATGATCATGCACTTAGTGTTACTCATGGATTTgtcaataaa ATAATCGCGGAAAGAAAAGCCGAGTGGAAAGATAgaaaagatacaaattttaatgaaaaatctcaCAAACGTCAAGCTTTATTGgacttattattagaattatcaaAAGATGGCAAAGTTCTCACCGATGATGATATTCGCGATGAAGTGAATACATTCATGTTCGCTGGACATGATACTACTGCCACTAGCGTATCGTGGATTTTGTATGCATTGGGAAGACATCCTCAATATCAA GAATTAATCATCGAAGAATACGACGAAACAGTAGGGACGAAAGAATTAACTTTAGatatattaagtaaattaaCATGGCTAGAAGCGTGCATAAAAGAATCATGGAGACTTTATCCGGTGACACCGCTCATCGCAAGACAAATCTATCATCCTATTACtatct TGGGACATGAAATTCCAATAGGATCGACGGTTCTCGTTAATTCATTCCTTCTTCACCGAGATTCTCGATACTTTCCAGAACCAGATATTTATCGACCAGAACGATTTCTTCCTGATGGACCAAAATATCCTTCTTACGCTTTCGTTCCCTTTAGTGCTGGTTCCCGTAATTGTATCGGATGGAAATACGGTACAATGATCGTTAAAGttcttattttgtatatattgaaaaactttCATGTTGAATCTTTAGATACTGAAGATCAACTTCgttttatttctgaattagTATTACACAATGCTGATGGgcttagattaaaaatt